The Methanosphaera sp. BMS genome contains a region encoding:
- the albA gene encoding DNA-binding protein Alba, with amino-acid sequence MEESEDTRVIFIGNKPVMNYVLSIVTLMNKDVKRISIKARGKAINRAVDVAEVVRHKFVTKTQIEDILINTEELFREDGSSSNVSTIDIILRV; translated from the coding sequence ATTGAAGAATCTGAAGATACAAGAGTCATATTCATTGGAAATAAACCAGTCATGAATTATGTTTTATCAATCGTCACATTAATGAACAAAGATGTTAAAAGAATCAGCATAAAAGCAAGAGGAAAAGCTATTAACAGGGCTGTAGATGTTGCAGAAGTAGTCAGACACAAATTTGTGACTAAAACCCAAATTGAAGATATTCTAATAAATACCGAGGAACTATTCAGGGAAGATGGTTCTTCATCAAACGTTTCAACCATAGATATTATACTCAGGGTTTAA
- a CDS encoding TatD family hydrolase, producing the protein MMELIDIGLNLMHKSYNKDRVDVINHARDVGVTKSIITGSSLTSSKLAVDYASKHPNVLYATCGVHPHDAKTCDENTIDTLRNLASNSCVVAIGECGLDYNRNFSPQNVQRKWFEKQVILAEELDMPLFLHDRESYDDFNKIMKKHKKIAGRSVVHCFTGTKYEAEDYLDLGCYIGVTGWICDDRRNDELLKAIKVIPPEKLMIETDGPFLTPRDFEQKPKNNRNEPKYLPHILKRIAKEMDIDSEELGKQVTVNTKEFFNI; encoded by the coding sequence GTGATGGAACTTATAGATATTGGATTAAATTTAATGCATAAATCATATAATAAGGATCGCGTTGATGTAATAAATCATGCAAGGGATGTTGGAGTAACAAAATCCATTATTACCGGAAGCAGTTTAACATCAAGCAAACTTGCAGTAGACTATGCAAGCAAACATCCTAATGTATTATACGCTACCTGCGGAGTTCATCCTCATGATGCAAAAACATGCGATGAAAACACTATAGATACATTAAGAAACCTTGCGAGTAATAGCTGCGTTGTAGCAATAGGCGAATGTGGGCTGGATTATAACAGAAACTTCTCACCCCAAAATGTTCAACGCAAATGGTTTGAAAAACAGGTAATATTGGCAGAAGAATTGGACATGCCACTATTTTTACATGACAGGGAATCTTATGATGATTTTAATAAAATAATGAAAAAACATAAAAAGATAGCTGGCAGGTCCGTTGTGCATTGTTTTACAGGAACAAAATATGAGGCAGAAGATTATCTTGATTTGGGTTGTTACATAGGCGTAACAGGATGGATATGTGATGATAGGCGAAATGATGAATTGCTCAAAGCAATAAAGGTTATACCACCAGAAAAATTAATGATAGAGACTGATGGTCCATTCTTGACTCCAAGAGACTTTGAACAAAAACCAAAGAATAACCGAAATGAACCAAAATATCTTCCCCATATCTTAAAAAGAATTGCTAAAGAAATGGATATTGATTCAGAAGAACTGGGAAAACAGGTAACAGTTAATACTAAGGAATTCTTTAATATCTAA
- a CDS encoding helix-turn-helix transcriptional regulator translates to MTCENLKEEHVQKLKELEKTLPSFEEFEEYSDKFKALSDPTRLKILYLLSEGSCCTCSIQEILDKPQSNISHHLKILKNAGFIDSKKDGIWVYHKVKDPEIIKLLDDLSNLITN, encoded by the coding sequence ATGACATGTGAAAATTTAAAAGAAGAACACGTACAAAAATTAAAAGAATTAGAAAAAACTTTACCTTCATTTGAGGAATTTGAAGAATATTCTGATAAATTCAAAGCGTTATCTGACCCAACACGATTGAAAATATTGTACTTACTATCTGAAGGTTCATGTTGTACATGTTCGATACAGGAAATATTGGATAAACCACAATCAAATATATCCCACCATCTGAAGATATTGAAGAATGCAGGGTTTATCGATAGTAAAAAAGATGGTATCTGGGTCTACCATAAAGTCAAAGATCCAGAGATAATCAAATTATTGGATGATTTAAGTAATTTAATTACCAATTAA